One region of Diabrotica undecimpunctata isolate CICGRU chromosome 6, icDiaUnde3, whole genome shotgun sequence genomic DNA includes:
- the LOC140442696 gene encoding uncharacterized protein, producing MEESLREYLAFQEGDQLLVNAETSFVWTRGNTLLLIDLYKNYRKNVGTFAIKNFKKLWEVISSDLKMNNVNCTPANCENRWRVLERNFKKYIDNAKKTGRGRKDFEFAEEMGQILGTKKNIVPECVISTNTIVNLKEDNISTPVSENVADDHDYVISTPSTSHDVRVTPQKTVATGLQTSAKKSFFRISKRVDVLDRQRGEKKQYNDARLALEKEKLEAHLKLEKEKLEERKERNKLLKQHHKESIEEKRQRNKLIKEQNELLKKTTELLEKVVNKFDLI from the exons ATGGAag aatcCTTACGAGAGTATTTGGCTTTCCAAGAAGGTGACCAGCTATTAGTCAACGCTGAAACAAGTTTTGTATGGACGAGAGGAAACACATTGCTATTAATTGATctatataaaaactatagaaaaaaTGTGGGAACTTTCgccataaaaaattttaaaaagttgtgGGAAGTTATATCTTCTGACTTAAAAATGAATAATGTTAATTGCACCCCAGCAAATTGTGAAAACCGTTGGAGGGTTTtagaaagaaattttaaaaaatatatagacaaTGCCAAAAAAACAGGGAGAGGGAGAAAAGATTTTGAATTTGCCGAAGAAATGGGACAAATACTCggcacaaaaaaaaatattgtacctGAATGTGTAATCAGCACAAATACAATTGTCAACTTAAAAGAAGACAACATTTCTACACCTGTTTCTGAAAATGTAGCAGATGATCACGATTATGTAATAAGTACACCATCAACATCTCATGATGTAAGGGTAACACCACAAAAAACTGTTGCTACTGGTCTTCAAACATCAgccaaaaaaagtttttttagaaTCAGCAAACGAGTAGATGTTTTAGACAGACAAAGAGGAGAAAAAAAGCAATATAATGATGCTAGATTGGCTCTAGAGAAAGAGAAGTTGGAAGCCCACTTAAaattagaaaaagaaaagttagaagaaagaaaagaaagaaataaattattaaaacaacacCATAAAGAAAGTATAGAAGAAAAAAGacagagaaataaattaataaaagaacaaaatgaattgttaaaaaaaaccaCAGAGTTGTTAGAAAAAGTTGTAaacaaatttgatttaatttga